Proteins from a genomic interval of Odontesthes bonariensis isolate fOdoBon6 chromosome 7, fOdoBon6.hap1, whole genome shotgun sequence:
- the LOC142384309 gene encoding NLR family CARD domain-containing protein 3-like — protein MDASEEIKKSPERQQYPASSCMSMKSDVSIEIGPNFSKETADGHQYDCLESTDMDGNAIFQLAEAHSVNILIREIRRYKRMLFPHPSPSSEREYHNLTVDDERLDVGASEGALKITLHVLNDLGHRGLANKLEKSVYGELDVCQRKLRRRLKKFEYIYEGVAQHGHQTLLSKVYTELYITEGVGGTINNEHEIRQIEAKTRAASIEDKPIKCEDIFKPLCGQDRVVRVILTKGISGIGKTISVQKFNLEWAEGRANQDIQLLINLPFRELNLIKGLNTLTQLLHHFLAEAKESGISSFGKYKLVLIFDGLDECRLPLDFASNKPCCCDSERASVDVLLTNLFRGNLLPSAHIWITSRPAAANRIPVELVDRVTEIRGFNDPQKEEYFRKKISDQNVASRVISHVKSTRSLHIMCHIPVFSWISATVLQSILTEMERKNEGKGEMPNTLTQMYTHFMVYNSVIGSRKYSAGGEASETESKVKIDEEMILKLGKLAFEHLMKGNMIFYENELCKYNINISDAAIYSGMFTQISKMDFGFHLEKVYCFVHLSIQEYLAAVYVFHTFVSTNQNLLNPQEASTVQEVRGEATRLLESAVDEALQSQNGHLDLFLRFLLGLSQTSCQTLLKSVLITMGSSSDGKEEIIEYIKGKIKLNPPVERCINLFHCLTELNDQSLLEEIQRCMSSGCLPETELSPSQWSALVCVLLTSKEPLVEFDLRKFSRSEEGLLRLLPVIKEAKVVLLKECNLTEKCCEILGSLLSSSSLKELDLSDNDLQDAGVRLLSAGLATLTCQLEKLRLQFCGITETGCDVLATALKTNPAHLKELDLSYNHPGQVGMELLSTLQKNNERLSVRLDGNGECYLKSALKKYARELTLELNTADSHLSFSEDNKQITRMETAQPYPDNPDRFTDWGQVLCREGLQDRCYWEVEWSGDWIGIGVAYKGISRKGKGNEPVLGYNEKSWSLRYCRGKYTAWYNKSDAPISVPYFSSRRVGVFLDWSAGTLSFYAVSSQSTTHLHTFSTKFSEPLYPGFRLGFAGSMLTLCTPKSPSMPANIE, from the exons ATGGATGCTTCTGAAGAGATCAAAAAGAGTCCCGAGAGGCAGCAGTATCCTGCCTCATCCTGCATGTCCATGAAAAGCGATGTCTCCATTGAGATTGGTCCCAACTTTTCCAAAGAAACAGCTGACGG ACACCAGTATGACTGTCTAGAATCAACAGACATGGATGGAAATGCCATATTCCAG TTGGCGGAGGCCCACAGTGTGAACATTCTTATCAGGGAAATTAGGCGGTATAAACGGATGCTCTTTCCACACCCATCACCATCTTCTGAGAGGGAATATCACAATCTGACTGTTGACGATGAAAGACTTGACGTGGGTGCCAGTGAGGGGGCTCTGAAGATTACACTGCATGTCTTAAATGATTTGGGGCACAGAGGGCTTGCCAACAAACTGGAGAAAT CCGTCTATGGTGAGCTTGACGTCTGTCAGCGTAAACTCAGACGGAGATTGAAAAAGTTTGAATACATTTACGAGGGTGTGGCACAGCATGGGCACCAGACGCTTCTCAGCAAGGTttacacagagctctacatcacagagggagtcGGTGGAACTATCAATAATGAACACGAGATCAGACAGATTGAGGCAAAAACCAGGGCCGCATCGATCGAGGACAAGCCGATCAAATGCGAAGACATCTTTAAGCCTCTTTGTGGACAAGACAGAGTTGTCAGAGTCATCCTGACTAAAGGAATTTCCGGCATTGGGAAAACTATCTCTGTGCAGAAGTTTAATCTGGAATGGGCAGAAGGAAGAGCCAACCAGGATATCCAACTCCTTATCAATCTTCCATTTCGGGAACTAAATCTGATAAAGGGCCTCAACACACTGACACAGCTCCTTCATCATTTTCTTGCAGAGGCAAAAGAGTCTGGAATTTCCAGTTTTGGCAAGTACAAACTCGTCCTGATATTCGATGGTCTCGATGAGTGCCGGCTTCCCCTGGACTTTGCCAGCAACAAGCCGTGTTGCTGTGACTCGGAGCGAGCGTCCGTGGATGTTCTCCTGACAAATCTCTTCAGAGGGAACCTGCTCCCCTCTGCCCACATCTGGATCACCTCCAGACCTGCAGCTGCCAATCGCATTCCAGTTGAACTCGTCGATCGCGTGACAGAGATACGAGGGTTCAACGACCCCCAGAAGGAAGAGTACTTCAGGAAAAAAATCTCCGACCAGAACGTGGCCAGTAGAGTCATCTCGCATGTTAAGTCCACCAGGAGCCTGCATATCATGTGCCACATACCAGTCTTCAGCTGGATATCTGCCACTGTGCTGCAGAGCATTTTGACAGAAATGGAAAGAAAGAATGAGGGCAAAGGAGAAATGCCCAACACGCTGACACAAATGTACACTCACTTCATGGTGTACAACTCAGTGATCGGTAGTCGAAAGTATTCAGCGGGAGGTGAGGCATCGGAAACGGAGTCCAAGGTCAAAATCGACGAAGAGATGATCTTGAAGCttggaaaactggcttttgagcatCTGATGAAGGGCAACATGATCTTCTATGAGAACGAATTGTGCAAGTACAACATCAACATCAGTGATGCTGCCATATATTCAGGgatgttcacacagatctccaaGATGGATTTTGGATTTCACCTGGAGAAGGTCTACTGCTTTGTGCATCTCAGCATTCAGGAGTATTTAGCGGCGGTGTATGTCTTTCACACATTCGTCTCCACAAATCAAAACCTGCTGAATCCACAAGAAGCCTCGACAGTCCAGGAGGTGCGCGGCGAGGCGACCCGCCTTCTGGAGAGTGCAGTGGATGAGGCCCTGCAGAGCCAGAACGGCCACCTCGATCTTTTTCTCCGCTTCCTTCTTGGCCTCTCACAGACTTCCTGTCAGACTTTGTTGAAAAGTGTTCTCATCACAATGGGGAGCAGTTCAGACGGAAAGGAGGAAATTATTGAGTACATCAAGGGGAAGATCAAGCTAAATCCCCCCGTAGAGAGATGCATCAACCTCTTTCACTGCCTAACTGAGCTCAATGATCAGTCTCTCTTGGAGGAAATCCAAAGGTGCATGAGCTCTGGCTGTTTGCCGGAGACCGAGCTGTCACCATCGCAGTGGTCTGCTCTGGTCTGTGTCCTGCTGACGTCAAAGGAACCGCTGGTTGAGTTTGACCTGAGGAAATTTTCGCGATCAGAGGAGGGTCTGCTGAGGCTGTTACCGGTGATTAAAGAAGCCAAAGTAGTGTT GCTTAAAGAATGCAACCTGACAGAGAAATGCTGTGAAATACTTGGATCACTTCTGAGTAGTTCAAGTCTGAaagagctggacctgagtgaCAACGATCTGCAAGATGCAGGCGTGAGACTGCTGTCCGCCGGGCTGGCAACTCTGACGTGCCAGCTGGAAAAACTGAG GCTACAGTTCTGTGGAATCACAGAGACCGGTTGTGACGTTTTGGCTACAGCTCTGAAGACCAACCCCGCTCACTTAAAGGAGCTGGACCTGAGTTACAATCACCCAGGCCAAGTCGGGATGGAGCTGCTGTCCACTCTACAGAAGAACAATGAACGCCTCTCTGTTAG GTTGGACGGCAATGGAGAGTGCTACTTAAAATCAGCTTTAAAGAAAT ATGCACGCGAGCTGACTCTAGAGCTGAACACGGCCGATTCACACTTGTCCTTTTCTGAAGACAACAAACAAATCACACGAATGGAAACCGCTCAGCCGTACCCCGACAACCCGGACAGATTCACAGACTGGGGACAAGTGCTTTGTAGAGAGGGCCTGCAGGACCGCTGCTACTGGGAAGTGGAGTGGAGCGGGGACTGGATAGGCATAGGAGTAGCTTATAAAGGAATCAGCAGGAAGGGAAAAGGGAACGAACCTGTCCTCGGCTACAATGAAAAGTCCTGGAGTCTGCGCTACTGTCGCGGCAAGTACACTGCCTGGTACAATAAGAGTGATGCGCCCATATCTGTCCCCTACTTCAGCTCCAGGAGGGTTGGAGTGTTTTTAGACTGGTCAGCTGGTACTCTGTCCTTTTATGCCGTGTCGTCGCAGTCTACGACTCACCTGCACACTTTCAGCACCAAATTCTCTGAGCCTCTGTATCCAGGCTTCAGGCTAGGGTTTGCCGGTTCTATGTTAACGTTGTGCACCCCGAAATCCCCCTCAATGCCTGCGAACATAGAATAA